The genomic segment CATGAAGTTGCCGACCGCGTTCGTGACCGCGTCCGCCTCACGCCCTCTCGCGTCGCGCACGTGCACGACGATCCCGGCTCGGCCCTCGTCGTCGGGATCACTCGCGTACGCGTAGACGGTGCCGGCCAGCGCGAAGACGTCGCCTCCGGGGGCGTAGTCACGGCCGTGACAGTCGGCGCACGGGAACCCAGGGTTGTGCTCCTCGTCGCCGTCATCATCGGCGCCCAGCCGGATGAGCTCGTCGTAGCGCGCCTGCTCCGGGCCGGTCCCGATGCAGCCGGCCAGGAGGGCGAGCGACAGCGACGCGAGCGCTCGCTTCACGACGGCGTCCATCGCAGGCCCACCTGACCCAGGATCGCGAGCCGATCGCTGAGCAGGAGGAAGTCCTCCCAGTGCGTGACCATGGCCGCGCCGTCGACGTAGCCCGACAGGTCGTGCCACTCCCACTCCACTCGCAGGCCGCCCGTGACCGAGCCATAGGTCGAGAGGTCGCGGTCGAGGCTCCGCCAGAGAGGGATCTCCCCGGGCTCGGCGCGGTAGGTCCGCTGCCAGAAGGACGCGCCGGTCTGGAAGTAGCCGCGCGCGTAGCCTCCGAACCGCAGACCCCGGCTGACCGTGCCGAGGACCCGCGCGTCGACGAGGTGGCTCATGACCGACCAGTCGTCGAGGTAGATCTGGTAGTCGAGGCGGAGTGAGCCGTCGATGGGCTCCAGGTACTGCACGAGGCGCCCGCCCAGCGCGTGGCCCACGCGGGTGTCGGGCACGCTCTCCGGCGGCCGCTGCGGCGAGCGCTGGCGATCGAACTGCGCGGACGTGATCGACGCCTCGTCCACCGAGGCGGGGAAGAGGGGCACGTAGCGGTAGGGCTTCTCCATGTAGCCGTGCTGGGCGGTGAGGCCGTAGACCACCCGGAGGATCGTCTCCGGCCCGAGGTTCTGCGTCAGCGAGAGCGCCGCGCTGTGGGTGAAGAGCTCCTCGCTGAACACGCTCCAGGACGACCCGGAGCGGCCCACCACGTCCCACGTGAGCCCATAGGTGACGTCGAGCACGCTGTCGGGGGTGCCCAGCCGGCTGCGCCAGCCAGCGGTGAGGCCGTTCGAGAGGTAGTCGGGCTCCCACGAGAAGCGGTAGGCCAGCGAGAGCTGCTGGTCGCCGAGCGCGGCGACGCCGTCGAGCTGCCCCTGGGTGCGCGCCTCGAGGAAGCGCGGCGTCGCGTGACTGACGACGTCGACCGAGGCCGCGCTCACCACGTCGACGGCCGCGCTCGCGCCCACCCGGCTCCCGTCCGCGTCGAGCGCGCGCCGAACCGAGAGGGACGGCGTGTACGCCTGGACGTTGTCCGTGTCGGTGTAGACCAGGCCATCGAAGGCGACGCGCCACGGGCGCTGCTGCGCCGCCGCGGGGGCAGCGAGCGCGAGGACGACGCCCAGGCAGCAGCATCTCAGTTGCACCCGCACCCACCCCCTCCGCCGCCCAGCCCCCCCGCGGTGCCCTCGCGGACGCTCCAGACGTGGCGTCGGACGGCGTTCTCCTCCTCGTCGCCGTCGACGCTCATGATCTCGCGACTCAGGAGCTCACGCTCCCACGGCTGCGTCGTCGCGCAGCCCGAGCCGAGCGTGAGCGCCAGGCAGGTCAGCCAAGCACGCATGCGTCCTCACCTAGACACGCTCGCGCTCCGCGCCTGTTCGGGACCGAGGCGAGCCTCGAAGACCCAAGCCCCGCTGGGAAGGCGCGGTCCGAGCGACCATGAAGCGGGCGCTCGCACCTCTCCCTCTGGCCACCCTCTGCGGCTGCGCGCTCGGCGCGCTCTTCGCCCTCGTCGTCGCGGCGCTCTCGCTCGGTCCGCTCGAGGAGAGCCGTCACCCGCTCGCGCTCTTCGCGCTCGCGCCGCTCCCCGGCCTGCTCGGCGCGTGGCTCGACTGGGCCAGGCTCTGGCGACCGAGCGGTCGGACGCGGTTCTGGAGCCTGACGCTCCTGCTGCTGACGATGGCGGCGGCGCTCGAGGCGTGGCTCCTCTCGGGCGATCCCCTGTGGGCCGCCGCCCTGCCCCTCGGCGCGCTCACCGCGGTGTGCATCGGCGCGGTCCTGGTGACGCGCGCCCCGGCGCTCTTCGGGCTGCGGCTGATCCAGGGGCGGGTCCGACGCGACGAAGAGGACCAGGTGATCCTCGAGAGCGAGGGCGGGGTGATCACCCTCGACCGTCGCGACCCCGAGCTCGGCGCGACGCAGACCGTCGACGTCTCGATCGGCGCGCCCCTCGCCACCCTGGGCCGCGTGAAGCCAGTCGCACCCGATGGCTGCCCGTTCCGCAGCGAGCGGCGCGCCCACGCCTCCGCGCTGGTCGCCGTCGCCCCCGACCTCCCGTCGCTGCGTGGCGTGCTCCGCCGGCGCGCGCGGGCCTGGGCGACGTTCCTGTGCGCGCTCGCGGTCGGCGCGACCGCCCTCGTGGCCGCCGCGCGGTACTCGCCGCCCGCGGAGACTCCGGAGCGCGCCGCGCTCCAGGCCTCGGTTCTGGCCTCCAGAGCGTCGAACCCGCGGGCATAGACCGGGCGCGCCTCGGCGCGGACCGTCAGCCTACCCGACCGGGGGATGTGCGAGCCCTCCGTCCGACCTACAACTGCGTGTATGCACGCCCGTCGACGCTGGCTCCTCGCCATCCCCGCGCTCGTCGGTGCGGTCCTGCTCGCGCTCTGGCTCTGGCCCGAGGACCTGTCCAGCCCGAGCGGCGACGGCGCGATGGGAGGCGGCTTCGACGACGTCACGGTGCTGGGCGGAGCCGGCGGGGCGCGAGGCGGCGATCTGGGCGAGGCGGGGGGCGCGCGCGGCGGTGACGCGGGGCTGTCGGCCTCGGAGTGGCGACCGACGGCGAGCGTGGTCGACGACCCGGGCAGCCCCCACGGGAGCCTGCACGGGCGCGTGGTCTCGAGCCGGGACGGCGCGCCGGTGGCGGGGGCGGAGCTGGTCTTCCTGCGCGAGGGGAGCTCCACCACCGCCCGCAGCGACGCGCAGGGTCGCTTCGCGGCCCAGGTGAGCGAGCCCGGCCGGTACGTGCTCTCCGTCGCCACCGCCGAGGGCTTCCTCCCCTACGCGCCCGAGTGGGGGCACAGCGCGATCGCGTTCGAGGCCCGGCCGCGGCAACGCATCGAGGGCGTGGTCGTGCAGCTCCGCCCCGAGCGTCAGGTCGAGGTGCAGGTCGTCGACGGCGACGAGGCTCCCGTGGCCGGCGCGAGCGTGCGCGTGCTGGGCGCGAGCTCCGGTGAGCGCGCGATGGCCCCCGTCCGCGAGGCGTACACCACCGACGCCGAGGGCCGCGCCACGGTGACGCTCTGGCGCTGGGCCTCGATCGAGGCGCGCCACCCCGACCACGGCCTCGGGCGGGCGCGCGCGCGGGGCGCCGACACGATCCAGATCACCCTGCGGCCCGCGCGCCCGGAGCAGACCGCGTCCGAGTCGATCGCGGGGCGCGTGGTCGACACCGCGGGCCAGCCGATCGAGGGCGCGCTGGTCACCGCCTTTCGCCGCGCGCGCGGGCTCCACCCGTCGGCGCAGGGGGCGACCGGCGCGGACGGATCGTTCGAGCTCCTCGGTCTCGACGTCGGCGAGCACGTGTTGATGGCGCGCCACCCGATGCACCCTGACGCGCGGGTGGGCCCGGTGCAGACGGGCGCCACCGACGCGACCCTCACGATGCAATCGGGCCTGACGATCGCGGGGCGCGTGGTCGACGCGGAGGGCCAGGCGGTGCCCGCGGTGCACGTGAGCGCGCGCGGCGGCGGGACCGCGCTGACCCGCCGCACGATGGGCGCGGTGGTGAGCTACGACGCGGACGGTCGGTTCCTCGTCAGCGGCCTCTCGGAGGGCGAGTACGAGCTGGTCGCGACCTCGCGGGGCATGCCGCCCTCCGACCCGGTGATGGCCACGGCGGGCGGCCCGGACGTGACGCTCACCCTGGAGCGGGGCGCTCAGATCCTCGGCCTCGTGCGCGACGACGAGGGCGCCCCCATCGCTGGCGCCCGCGTGTCGATCGAGACCGGGCTCGGGCGGCGCAGCGCCACCGCCGACCCCATCGCGCCGACCGTGACCGACGCGGACGGCGCGTTCGTGCTCGACGGTGTGGGGAGCGAGCCGCGCTCCATCCGTGTGACCGCGGACGGGCACCACGGGCGGCTCGTCTCGGGCTTCACGGCCGCGAGCGGCGCGACGCGACGGCTCGAGGTCACGCTCTCCCGGGTGGCCGATGGAGAGGAGGCGCGCACGGAGCTCGTCGGCATCGGTGTGAACGTCTGGCCGCGCGGCGACGCGCTCGTGGTCGGCAGGGTGGTCGAGGGCGGCAGCGCCGAAGCGGCAGGCCTCCACCGCGGCGACCGCATCCTCGCCGTGGACGGGGCGCCGGTCGAGGGGCTCGGCTTCCGCCCCGCGCTCGAGCGCATCCGCGGCACCGAGGGGAGCACGGTGGTGCTGACGATCCAGCGCGCCGGTGAGGACGCGCCCGCGCAGCTCCCGATCGTGCGCACCCGCATCCGGACCTGACGCTCAACGCCTCAGGAGCCGCTCGACCTGCTCCTGGATGGCGTCCGCGGAGACCGGCTTCGTCAGGTGGAGGTCGAACCCGGCCTCTCGCGCCTGCCGCCGATCGGAGGGCTGCCCGTAGCCGCTGGCCGCGATGAGCACGAGCTCCGGACCCAGGGA from the Sandaracinaceae bacterium genome contains:
- a CDS encoding carboxypeptidase regulatory-like domain-containing protein, translating into MHARRRWLLAIPALVGAVLLALWLWPEDLSSPSGDGAMGGGFDDVTVLGGAGGARGGDLGEAGGARGGDAGLSASEWRPTASVVDDPGSPHGSLHGRVVSSRDGAPVAGAELVFLREGSSTTARSDAQGRFAAQVSEPGRYVLSVATAEGFLPYAPEWGHSAIAFEARPRQRIEGVVVQLRPERQVEVQVVDGDEAPVAGASVRVLGASSGERAMAPVREAYTTDAEGRATVTLWRWASIEARHPDHGLGRARARGADTIQITLRPARPEQTASESIAGRVVDTAGQPIEGALVTAFRRARGLHPSAQGATGADGSFELLGLDVGEHVLMARHPMHPDARVGPVQTGATDATLTMQSGLTIAGRVVDAEGQAVPAVHVSARGGGTALTRRTMGAVVSYDADGRFLVSGLSEGEYELVATSRGMPPSDPVMATAGGPDVTLTLERGAQILGLVRDDEGAPIAGARVSIETGLGRRSATADPIAPTVTDADGAFVLDGVGSEPRSIRVTADGHHGRLVSGFTAASGATRRLEVTLSRVADGEEARTELVGIGVNVWPRGDALVVGRVVEGGSAEAAGLHRGDRILAVDGAPVEGLGFRPALERIRGTEGSTVVLTIQRAGEDAPAQLPIVRTRIRT
- a CDS encoding DUF4266 domain-containing protein, giving the protein MRAWLTCLALTLGSGCATTQPWERELLSREIMSVDGDEEENAVRRHVWSVREGTAGGLGGGGGGCGCN
- a CDS encoding DUF3570 domain-containing protein, translated to MQLRCCCLGVVLALAAPAAAQQRPWRVAFDGLVYTDTDNVQAYTPSLSVRRALDADGSRVGASAAVDVVSAASVDVVSHATPRFLEARTQGQLDGVAALGDQQLSLAYRFSWEPDYLSNGLTAGWRSRLGTPDSVLDVTYGLTWDVVGRSGSSWSVFSEELFTHSAALSLTQNLGPETILRVVYGLTAQHGYMEKPYRYVPLFPASVDEASITSAQFDRQRSPQRPPESVPDTRVGHALGGRLVQYLEPIDGSLRLDYQIYLDDWSVMSHLVDARVLGTVSRGLRFGGYARGYFQTGASFWQRTYRAEPGEIPLWRSLDRDLSTYGSVTGGLRVEWEWHDLSGYVDGAAMVTHWEDFLLLSDRLAILGQVGLRWTPS